The nucleotide sequence CCGCCGTAGGACTCGTCCGGCTGGTTGAAGCCGGGGAAGCGGTCCGGGTAGCGGCCGTAGTCGAAGGCCCCGGAGTCCACGATCACGCCGCCGATGGCCGTGCCGTGCCCGCCGAGGAACTTGGTGGCCGAGTGCACCACGACGTCCGCGCCCCAGCGCAGGGGCTGGACGAGGTAGGGGGTCGCCACGGTGTTGTCCACGATGAGCGGGACCTCGTGGTCGTGGGCGATCCCGGAGACCGTCTCGATGTCGAGGACGTCGTTGCGCGGGTTCGGGATCGTCTCGGCGAAGAAGGCCTTCGTGTTCGGCCGGACCGCCCGCCGCCACGCCTCGGGATCGTCGGGGTCGGAGACGAAGGTGGTCTCGATGCCGAGCTTGGGCAGCGTGAACTTGAAGAGGTTGTAGGTCCCGCCGTACAGGCTGGGGCTGGCCACGAGGTGGTCTCCCGCGCCGGCGACGTTGAGCACGGCGAACGTCGTCGCCGACTGCCCCGCGCTGAGCATGAGGGCGCCCACGCCGCCCTCCAGGGCGGCGATCCGGTTCTCCACGACCTCCGTGGTCGGGTTGCCGATCCGCGTGTAGATCGGGCCGAGCTCGGCGAGCGCGAAGCGGTCGGCGGCGGTCTGGGCGTCGGGGAAGACGAAGGACGTGGTCTGGTGGATCGGCAGGGCGCGCGAGCCGGTGACCGGGTCGGGGCTCTGCCCCGCGTGGATCTGCCGGGTCTCGAAGGCCCAGCCCCCGGGGTTCTCGGGGGTGGGGCGCTCGGCCGCGGCCACGTCGGTGCGGGCGGCGGAGGCGTCGGTGCTGGAGGCGGGGAGATCGGACATGCCGTGGGACTCCTTGTGGATCTCAGGGGTCCCGTCCCGGCCGAGGCGGTGCGGCCGGGAACGGCCGGGCGCCGGGGACCCGCGCTTGCTCGCTCGCCGGACGCGAGGAGCCTGGTCTTCACCCAGGGCACCCCACCGCGGTGGAGGGTTGCCGGCCAGCTAGCTGGGGCTTGGACGCTGGCGCTCATGACCTGGACAGCATTCTCCGGATCAGGCCCGCACGGCGTCAAGCCGGGGTCGGGCGTGACGCCCCGGCCGGGGTGCCGCCCGCACGGTGCCCGGCGCGTCGCGGACCGATTTGGAGACGAAACTCACAGGGTGCCACGATGTGCCCATGAGAGTCGACCACGTGTCCTACGCCTGCCGCCCGGAGGGCCTGGAGGCCACCACCGAGCGCATCGCCGACCAGCTCGGGATCGAACCGGTCAAGGGCGGGGTGCACCCCCGTTTCGGCACCCGCAACATGATCCTGCCGCTCACGAACCACCAGTACGTGGAGGTCGTCGAGGTCCTCCAGCACCCGGCGGCGGAGAAGGCCCCCTTCGGGCAGGCCGTGCGGGCCCGGTCCGCGGCCGGCGGCGGCTGGCTGGGCTGGGTCGTGGAGGTCGAGGACCTCGCCCCCTTCGAGCAGCGCCTGGGGCGCCGCTCCGTGCCCGGCCACCGGGTGTTCCCGGACGGCCGGTGCCTGGAGTGGCACCAGATCGGCGTCAAGGGCCTGATCGCCGATCCGCAGCTGCCGTTCATGATCCACTTCGACTCCGCCCCGGAGATGCACCCGTCCCAGGCGCGGATCACGGACGTGGGGCTCGCGGGGATGACCATCGCCGGTGCCCCGGAGCGGGTCGCCGAGTGGCTGGGCGCCCCCGTCGAGACCGCGCTCGAGGACCTCGAGGTCGACTGGCGCTATCCGGACGGCACCCCCGGGGTGCTCTCCGTCTCGTTCAGCACCCCGGACGGCGCCGTCACCATCTGAGGCCGGCCCGGTCCGGTCCGCGGCCGGACCCGCGGTGCCCGGCGGCTGGGCCGCGCCCCGCGGGGCGGGGCTCAGCCCAGCAGCCGGGCGGCCCCGAGGAAGCCGACGGCGTCCAGCAGGAAGTGCGCGACGACGAGGGGCATCACCCGGCCGGTGCGCCGGTAGAGCTCCGCGAAGACGAGGCCCATCACCACGTTGCCGAGGAAGGGCCCGATCCCCTGGTAGAGGTGGTAGCTGCCGCGGAACAGGGCCGTGACCACCAGCACCACGGGCCAGCTCCACCCGATGCGGGTCAGCCGGTCGGTCAGGAACGCGACCACCACGACCTCCTCGACCAGGGCGTGGCGCACGGCCGAGAGCAGCAGCACGGGCACCGTCCACCAGTGCGCGGCGAGCCCGGACGTGGTCACCTCCGCGGTGACGCCCAGGGCCCGGCCGGCGCCGTAGAGCGCCAGCGTGCCCAGGCCCATGAGCAGGAAGAGCACGGTGCCGAGGCCCAGGTCCGGGAGGGGCATCCGGGCGTCGAGGCCGATCCGCCGGCGGACCGTGCCCAGCGCCCCGGCGGAGCCGGCGAGCAGGTAGAGCGCGAGCAGCACCGGCACCAGGTCCAGGGCGATCCCGGTGAGCTGGCGCAGCAGGTCGATGAGGGGCTGCGGGCTCAGCGGCGGGTTCATCGTGGCCTGCGCCTCGGAGAGCGGTCCGCGCGCCAGGTGCTCGGCGAGGGACAGCACCGCCCAGAGGGCCGAGGCGCCCAGGGACACCCCGAGCACCAGGAGCACCTGCACCCACAGGTCGGCGCGGGTGGAGCCGAAGGCGGGCGGTCGCGGGGCGAGGTGGGCATGGGTGCTCATGCGGCCATTCTGGCACCGGCCCGCCGGCCGCCCCGTGCAGCCCGCGCCGGGCGCCCCCGGGCCCGCCCGGACCGCCCCTCCCCACCCGGGACGTCTTCCCTAGGATGGGGACCATGACTGTCCTTCCCCCGCAGATCCGCCAGCAGCCCGTCGAGCGCGCCTTCCACGGCCACGTGTTCTCCGACCCGTACGAGTGGATGCGGGACAAGGACTCCCCCGAGGTGCTGGCCCACCTCACCGCGGAGAACGAGTACGCGGAGTCCGCCACCGTCCACCTCA is from Kocuria rosea and encodes:
- a CDS encoding bifunctional o-acetylhomoserine/o-acetylserine sulfhydrylase, encoding MSDLPASSTDASAARTDVAAAERPTPENPGGWAFETRQIHAGQSPDPVTGSRALPIHQTTSFVFPDAQTAADRFALAELGPIYTRIGNPTTEVVENRIAALEGGVGALMLSAGQSATTFAVLNVAGAGDHLVASPSLYGGTYNLFKFTLPKLGIETTFVSDPDDPEAWRRAVRPNTKAFFAETIPNPRNDVLDIETVSGIAHDHEVPLIVDNTVATPYLVQPLRWGADVVVHSATKFLGGHGTAIGGVIVDSGAFDYGRYPDRFPGFNQPDESYGGLVYAEALGAEGPFGVNLSYILKARVQLLRDLGSAISPFNAFLIEQGIETLSLRMERHVANAGTVARWLEAREDVRSVSWAGLESSPWHERAQKYAPRGAGSILGFVLDGGREAGAAFVDALTLHSNVANIGDVRSLVIHPASTTHSQLLPEEQLAAGVEPGFVRLSVGLEHIDDILADLEQGFAAAAAAQGGQE
- a CDS encoding VOC family protein, yielding MRVDHVSYACRPEGLEATTERIADQLGIEPVKGGVHPRFGTRNMILPLTNHQYVEVVEVLQHPAAEKAPFGQAVRARSAAGGGWLGWVVEVEDLAPFEQRLGRRSVPGHRVFPDGRCLEWHQIGVKGLIADPQLPFMIHFDSAPEMHPSQARITDVGLAGMTIAGAPERVAEWLGAPVETALEDLEVDWRYPDGTPGVLSVSFSTPDGAVTI
- a CDS encoding CPBP family intramembrane glutamic endopeptidase, which translates into the protein MSTHAHLAPRPPAFGSTRADLWVQVLLVLGVSLGASALWAVLSLAEHLARGPLSEAQATMNPPLSPQPLIDLLRQLTGIALDLVPVLLALYLLAGSAGALGTVRRRIGLDARMPLPDLGLGTVLFLLMGLGTLALYGAGRALGVTAEVTTSGLAAHWWTVPVLLLSAVRHALVEEVVVVAFLTDRLTRIGWSWPVVLVVTALFRGSYHLYQGIGPFLGNVVMGLVFAELYRRTGRVMPLVVAHFLLDAVGFLGAARLLG